A genome region from Dickeya dadantii NCPPB 898 includes the following:
- a CDS encoding chemotaxis protein translates to MDKFQREIEERTNLTSSNKFELLLFRLGSATGEGPSELFGINVFKLREIVPMPTLTKAAGMIPPMLGMINIRGQIIPVIDLPAVVGCAASTGRNILLVTEYARSTQAFAVESVDDIVRLDWSQVNTAEAGVSNTYITSIARLDSDPSSNRLALVLDVEQILHDIIPTEREIKIESVEEKTFHLKPGAVAIVAEDSKVARTMLETGLKVMNIPYIMHITGLEAWNKIKAMAEEAKAEGRPISDKIAFVLTDLEMPEMDGFTLTRNIKRDEVLKSIPVIIHSSLSGTANEDHVRNVGADSYVAKFEINELAAAIHSVVDRVKPASAK, encoded by the coding sequence ATGGATAAATTTCAAAGAGAGATTGAGGAGAGAACCAATCTTACCTCATCCAACAAGTTTGAATTGTTATTGTTCCGTTTAGGATCGGCTACCGGTGAAGGGCCGTCCGAGCTGTTCGGTATCAATGTGTTCAAGCTTCGTGAAATCGTTCCGATGCCAACCTTGACCAAGGCTGCGGGTATGATACCGCCGATGCTTGGCATGATTAATATTCGCGGGCAGATTATTCCCGTTATCGATCTTCCGGCGGTGGTGGGGTGTGCTGCGAGTACCGGGCGTAACATCCTGCTGGTGACGGAATATGCACGCAGCACCCAGGCTTTTGCGGTCGAGTCCGTCGACGACATTGTTCGTCTGGACTGGAGTCAGGTAAACACGGCCGAAGCGGGCGTCAGCAATACCTATATCACCAGTATTGCGCGTCTGGACAGCGACCCGTCGAGCAACCGTCTGGCGCTGGTGTTGGATGTTGAACAGATCCTGCACGATATTATTCCGACCGAGCGTGAGATTAAGATTGAAAGCGTCGAAGAGAAAACCTTCCACCTGAAGCCCGGTGCGGTGGCGATTGTGGCCGAAGACTCTAAAGTCGCGCGAACGATGCTGGAAACGGGGCTGAAGGTGATGAATATCCCGTACATCATGCATATCACCGGGCTGGAAGCCTGGAACAAGATCAAAGCGATGGCGGAGGAAGCGAAGGCGGAAGGCCGGCCGATTTCGGACAAGATTGCCTTTGTGCTGACCGACCTGGAAATGCCGGAGATGGATGGATTTACGCTGACGCGCAATATCAAGCGTGATGAAGTGCTTAAGAGCATCCCGGTGATTATTCACTCTTCACTGTCCGGCACCGCTAACGAAGACCACGTACGTAATGTGGGCGCGGATTCGTATGTGGCGAAATTTGAAATCAATGAACTGGCCGCCGCGATTCACAGCGTGGTGGATCGCGTGAAACCGGCATCAGCCAAATAA
- the mdcA gene encoding malonate decarboxylase subunit alpha encodes MLSGQTSPRLWNTRRSEKQRRKASIAVPGKVLPTEHLAAMLEKLIAPGDKVVLEGNNQKQADFLSRTLAEVDPQKVHDLHMIMPSVGRSEHLDIFEKGIAHKLDFSFSGTQSLRISQLLEDGALEVGAIHTYIELYSRLYVDLIPNVALVAGYKADRKGNLYTGPSTEDTPALVEAAAFHDGIVIAQVNELVDDETDLPRVDIPGSWIDYVVVADKPFFIEPLFTRDPRLIKQEHILMAMMAIKGIYAEHQVQSLNHGIGFNTAAIELLLPTYGERLGLKGKICKHWTLNPHPTLIPAIESGWVDSVHCFGGELGMEAYIAARPDVFFTGSDGSMRSNRAFCQLAGQYAVDMFIGSTLQVDGLGNSSTVTKGRLSGFGGAPNMGHDPHGRRHATPAWLAMINEPDPMQRGRKLVVQMVETFQAGVKPTFVEKLDAVDVAKAAGMPLAPVMIYGDDVTHVLTEEGIAYLYRANSLEERRAMVAAVAGITDIGLGVDAQRVAEFRRSGKVAYPEDLGIRRTEATRSLLAAGSVADLVEWSGGLYNPPAKFRSW; translated from the coding sequence ATGTTGTCTGGGCAAACGTCACCGCGGCTCTGGAACACGCGCCGCAGTGAAAAACAACGGCGGAAGGCGTCGATAGCCGTGCCGGGCAAGGTGCTTCCCACGGAACATCTTGCCGCTATGCTGGAAAAGCTGATCGCCCCCGGCGATAAGGTGGTGCTGGAAGGCAATAACCAGAAGCAGGCCGATTTTCTCTCCCGCACGCTGGCAGAGGTTGATCCGCAGAAAGTGCATGATTTGCATATGATCATGCCGAGCGTCGGACGCAGCGAACATCTGGATATTTTTGAGAAAGGCATCGCCCACAAGCTCGATTTTTCCTTCTCGGGCACGCAGAGTCTGCGCATTTCGCAGCTGCTGGAGGATGGCGCGCTGGAAGTCGGCGCCATTCATACCTATATCGAACTCTATTCCCGCCTGTATGTTGACCTGATCCCCAATGTGGCGCTGGTCGCGGGTTATAAAGCCGACCGCAAAGGCAACCTGTACACCGGCCCCAGCACCGAAGACACGCCGGCGCTGGTTGAAGCCGCCGCGTTCCATGACGGTATCGTCATCGCCCAGGTCAATGAGCTGGTGGACGACGAAACCGACCTGCCGCGCGTCGATATTCCCGGTTCCTGGATTGATTATGTGGTGGTCGCCGACAAGCCGTTCTTTATCGAACCGCTGTTTACCCGCGATCCGCGACTGATCAAACAAGAGCACATTCTGATGGCGATGATGGCTATCAAAGGCATCTACGCCGAACATCAGGTGCAGTCGCTCAACCACGGCATCGGTTTTAATACCGCGGCGATTGAACTGCTGCTGCCGACCTACGGCGAGCGTCTGGGGCTGAAAGGCAAAATCTGTAAACACTGGACGCTTAACCCGCATCCCACCCTGATTCCGGCGATCGAGAGCGGCTGGGTCGACAGCGTCCACTGCTTTGGCGGCGAGCTGGGGATGGAGGCGTATATCGCCGCCCGGCCGGACGTGTTCTTCACCGGCTCCGACGGCTCCATGCGCTCCAACCGCGCGTTTTGCCAACTGGCGGGGCAGTATGCCGTGGACATGTTCATCGGGTCGACATTGCAGGTCGACGGGCTGGGCAACTCGTCCACCGTCACCAAAGGCCGCCTTTCCGGGTTCGGCGGCGCGCCCAACATGGGGCATGACCCGCACGGCCGCCGTCACGCCACGCCGGCATGGCTCGCCATGATTAACGAACCCGACCCGATGCAGCGCGGGCGCAAGCTGGTGGTGCAGATGGTGGAAACCTTCCAGGCCGGCGTCAAACCGACCTTTGTGGAAAAACTCGACGCCGTGGACGTGGCGAAAGCCGCCGGTATGCCGCTGGCGCCGGTGATGATTTATGGCGACGACGTCACCCATGTGCTGACCGAAGAAGGCATCGCCTACCTCTATCGCGCCAATAGCCTGGAAGAACGTCGGGCGATGGTGGCGGCGGTGGCCGGGATCACCGACATCGGGCTGGGCGTGGACGCGCAGCGCGTGGCGGAATTCCGCCGCAGCGGCAAGGTGGCGTACCCGGAAGATTTGGGGATCCGCCGTACCGAAGCGACTCGCTCGCTGCTGGCGGCCGGCAGCGTGGCCGACCTGGTGGAATGGTCGGGCGGCCTGTACAACCCGCCGGCGAAATTCCGGAGCTGGTAA
- a CDS encoding triphosphoribosyl-dephospho-CoA synthase, with translation MKPQRQSDAHGYAQWLAGAATRCLIEEARLSPKPGLVDSRGSGAHQDLTLALMERSAHSLTATFHALALQSWQRPADAALRQLVGRVGREGEQRMLLATDGVNTHRGAIWALGLLVSAAAMLGGVGTAQAIADTAARLARLTDNAAPTVFSNGRRATQRYQVPGAREEAQQGFPHITRLALPQLLRSRQQGAGEDDARLDALMSIMTSLSDTCVLSRAGLDGLAAMQRGARAVLAAGGVSRPAGRQALEQLDTRMLTLNASPGGAADLLAATLLLDGIAQPSLYD, from the coding sequence ATGAAGCCGCAGCGACAGTCCGACGCGCACGGGTATGCGCAATGGCTGGCCGGGGCCGCGACGCGCTGCCTGATTGAGGAAGCGCGGCTCAGCCCTAAACCGGGGCTGGTCGACAGCCGCGGCAGCGGCGCGCATCAGGATTTGACGCTCGCGCTGATGGAACGCTCCGCCCACAGCCTGACCGCCACCTTTCATGCGCTGGCGCTTCAAAGCTGGCAGCGCCCGGCGGATGCCGCATTGCGTCAACTGGTCGGTCGGGTGGGGCGCGAAGGCGAACAGCGCATGCTGCTGGCGACCGATGGCGTGAATACCCACCGCGGCGCGATCTGGGCGCTGGGGCTGCTGGTCAGCGCGGCGGCGATGCTCGGCGGTGTCGGCACCGCGCAGGCTATCGCGGACACGGCGGCGCGTCTTGCCCGCTTGACGGATAACGCCGCGCCGACGGTCTTTAGTAACGGACGGCGAGCGACGCAGCGTTATCAGGTCCCCGGTGCGCGTGAAGAGGCGCAGCAGGGGTTCCCGCACATTACCCGGCTGGCGCTGCCGCAGTTGCTGCGCAGCCGCCAGCAGGGCGCCGGCGAGGACGATGCACGACTGGATGCGCTGATGAGCATTATGACTTCGCTGAGCGATACCTGCGTGCTGTCGCGCGCCGGGCTGGACGGGTTGGCGGCGATGCAACGCGGCGCGCGGGCGGTTCTGGCGGCCGGCGGCGTGTCTCGTCCCGCCGGTCGGCAGGCGCTGGAACAACTGGATACGCGCATGCTGACGCTAAATGCGTCACCGGGCGGTGCGGCCGATCTGCTGGCCGCCACGCTATTGCTCGATGGTATCGCACAGCCATCTTTATACGATTAA
- the mdcC gene encoding malonate decarboxylase acyl carrier protein, with protein MEHITLSFPATRTASGNALAGVVGSGDMEVLLTVDAGQTLTIDITTSVENSRARWQALFDRLSSLGGLPAGAMTIHDFGATPGVARIRIEQVFEGVNHA; from the coding sequence ATGGAACACATTACATTGTCATTCCCGGCTACCCGCACGGCCAGCGGCAACGCGCTGGCGGGTGTGGTGGGATCCGGTGATATGGAAGTGCTGTTGACGGTCGACGCCGGACAGACGCTCACCATCGACATCACCACCTCGGTGGAGAACAGCCGGGCGCGCTGGCAGGCGTTGTTCGACCGGCTAAGTTCGCTCGGCGGCCTGCCTGCCGGCGCCATGACGATTCATGATTTTGGCGCTACGCCCGGTGTGGCGCGCATCCGTATCGAACAGGTTTTTGAAGGGGTGAATCATGCGTGA